The Henckelia pumila isolate YLH828 chromosome 2, ASM3356847v2, whole genome shotgun sequence genome includes a window with the following:
- the LOC140880824 gene encoding pentatricopeptide repeat-containing protein At1g11290, chloroplastic, which translates to MTSLLPRSTSPPLSAAPPFLSPRIHIPPHIYSHPAAILLEMCTSMKELQQFLPLIIKNGLYNEHLFQTKLVSLFCKYGSLNDAVKVFEPIESKIDPLYHTLFKGYVQQSSLDVALRFFCRMKYENVAPVVYNFAYLLKSCADSFDAVRGKEIHAQLILNGFSSNVFSMTSVMNLYAKCRLIHEAYKMFERMPERDLVCWNTVLGGFSQNGMPKRALELVVSMQEEGHRPDMVTVVSILPAAADIRNLKIGKSIHGYIMRHGLESYVNVATALLDMYAKCGLIGTARRVFDGMDLRTVVSWNSLIDGYAQSGDSEEAMNVFQKMLDEGLKPSNVTIMGALHACADLSDLRNGQFLHELVDQLGLGSDVSVMNSLISMYCKCRRVDVAYELFHKLEGKTLVSWNAIILGCAQNGRVIEAINLFCKMRQDNMVPDSFTLVSVITAVAELSVLRQANWIHGLAIRMYLDKNLFVMTAVVDMYAKCGAVNKARKLFDMMDERHVTTWNAMIDGYGTHGFGKEAVELFDEMCRNGSISPNDVTFLCIISACSHSGLVKEGQRYYTIMKEVYGIEPSMDHYGAMVDLLGRAGRVEEAWDFVQCMPVEPGINVFGAMLGACKIHKNVNLGEKAADKLFSLEPDEGGYHVLLANIYALASMWDKVAKVRTMMEKKGIRKTPGCSTVDLKNEVHTFYSGNTSHPQSKKIYAYLETLIDRIKTAGYIPDTSSIHDVEDDVQEQLLNTHSEKLAIAFGLLNTSPGTTIHIRKNLRVCGDCHNATKYISLVTKREIVVRDMHRFHHFKNGTCSCKDYW; encoded by the coding sequence ATGACCTCGCTACTTCCTCGCTCAACGTCGCCACCGCTCTCGGCTGCCCCACCTTTCCTTTCACCAAGAATCCACATTCCTCCTCACATATACAGCCACCCCGCAGCCATTCTCCTCGAGATGTGTACTTCCATGAAAGAACTCCAACAATTTCTCCCTCTTATAATTAAAAACGGCCTATACAACgagcatttgttccaaaccaaGCTTGTCAGCTTGTTCTGCAAATATGGGAGCTTAAATGACGCTGTCAAAGTGTTTGAGCCAATTGAATCCAAGATTGACCCTCTGTATCATACCCTTTTCAAAGGGTACGTTCAGCAATCATCTCTAGATGTTGCTTTGAGGTTCTTTTGTCGAATGAAGTATGAGAACGTGGCTCCAGTTGTTTATAATTTTGCTTATTTGCTGAAATCCTGTGCTGATAGTTTTGATGCTGTACGAGGGAAGGAGATTCATGCACAGTTGATACTGAATGGGTTTTCCTCTAATGTGTTTTCGATGACGAGTGTGATGAATTTGTACGCTAAATGCCGCTTAATTCATGAGGCTTATAAGATGTTTGAAAGAATGCCTGAAAGAGATTTGGTTTGTTGGAATACGGTGCTTGGGGGGTTTTCTCAAAACGGAATGCCAAAGAGGGCGTTGGAGTTGGTTGTTTCAATGCAAGAAGAGGGGCATAGGCCTGATATGGTTACTGTGGTTTCTATATTGCCTGCCGCTGCTGATATAAGGAATTTGAAAATTGGGAAATCGATTCATGGGTATATCATGAGGCACGGTTTGGAGTCATATGTTAATGTTGCAACTGCCTTGTTGGACATGTATGCAAAATGTGGGTTGATAGGGACCGCAAGACGGGTTTTTGATGGGATGGATTTAAGAACTGTAGTGTCATGGAATTCCTTGATTGATGGATATGCACAAAGTGGGGATTCAGAAGAAGCAATGAATGTATTTCAAAAGATGTTGGATGAAGGACTGAAGCCTAGTAATGTTACGATTATGGGTGCTTTACATGCATGTGCTGATTTGAGTGATCTTCGGAATGGTCAGTTTCTTCATGAGTTAGTTGATCAGCTAGGCCTTGGTTCGGATGTCTCAGTGATGAACTCCTTGATTTCAATGTATTGCAAGTGCAGAAGGGTTGATGTGGCATATGAATTGTTTCATAAACTGGAAGGAAAGACACTTGTTTCTTGGAATGCTATAATATTAGGCTGTGCACAAAATGGTCGTGTGATTGAAGCTATCAATCTGTTCTGCAAAATGCGACAGGATAATATGGTACCTGATTCATTCACGCTGGTGAGCGTCATCACTGCTGTTGCTGAGTTATCAGTGTTGCGCCAAGCGAATTGGATACATGGACTGGCTATACGAATGTATTTGGAcaagaatttatttgttatgACGGCCGTTGTGGACATGTATGCAAAGTGTGGAGCTGTGAATAAAGCAAGAAAGCTATTCGACATGATGGATGAGAGGCATGTCACGACATGGAATGCTATGATAGACGGGTATGGAACTCATGGATTTGGAAAAGAAGCTGTGGAATTATTTGATGAAATGTGTCGAAATGGGAGTATAAGTCCGAATGATGTTACATTTTTGTGCATTATCTCGGCTTGCAGCCACTCAGGCCTTGTAAAAGAAGGGCAACGCTACTACACCATTATGAAAGAGGTATATGGCATAGAACCATCGATGGATCATTACGGAGCCATGGTTGACTTACTTGGTCGAGCTGGTAGAGTTGAAGAGGCTTGGGATTTTGTCCAATGCATGCCAGTCGAACCAGGGATCAATGTATTTGGTGCCATGCTGGGAGCTTGCAAGATTCACAAAAATGTGAATTTAGGGGAGAAAGCTGCTGACAAACTATTCAGTTTAGAACCAGATGAAGGTGGGTATCACGTTTTACTTGCCAATATTTATGCCTTAGCTTCAATGTGGGATAAAGTTGCTAAAGTAAGAACCATGATGGAGAAGAAAGGGATTAGAAAAACACCCGGTTGCAGTACAGTGGACTTGAAAAATGAGGTTCACACTTTCTACTCTGGGAACACGAGTCATCCTCAGTCCAAGAAGATATATGCATACCTTGAGACATTGATCGATAGGATCAAAACGGCTGGGTATATCCCTGATACCAGTTCGATTCATGATGTCGAAGATGATGTTCAGGAGCAGTTACTGAATACTCACAGTGAGAAGCTAGCCATTGCTTTTGGACTTTTGAATACAAGTCCTGGCACGACTATTCATATCAGGAAAAATCTTCGGGTCTGTGGAGATTGCCACAATGCCACAAAATACATATCCCTTGTGACCAAACGAGAGATAGTTGTCCGTGATATGCATAGGTTCCACCATTTCAAGAATGGGACATGCTCGTGTAAAGATTATTGGTGA